One window of Vitis riparia cultivar Riparia Gloire de Montpellier isolate 1030 chromosome 5, EGFV_Vit.rip_1.0, whole genome shotgun sequence genomic DNA carries:
- the LOC117915266 gene encoding ankyrin repeat-containing protein At5g02620-like, with protein sequence MADSATSGLHLSTESNQVGAEDGSLTQITFMDPKLYVAAADGDIHVLEQYDIHVQLTPKKNTILHVAAQFGQADCVKWILQLPSPSSLLQQPNEKGDTPLHLAAREGHLAVVKNLIAAAKQLQEGDLERGGTAVCKVMLRMTNEDKDTALHEAVRYHHPEVVKLLIQEDPEFTYGANTEGNTPLYISAEWGFRDLVQMILDNCSSPAHSGIKGRTALHAAVILNDQVMTKKILESKPALTKELDENGWSPLHFAAYVGCDPTIVRQLLEKSDRYVVYLGVEDHEIGNRTALHIAASRGHVDVVKVLLSHFPDCCEKVDDEGNNVLHLIMPEKKIFVTSGLSNIRWLRVRGLMNEKNVEGKTPLHLFHNSPSSKDNNNLNLIPPETMFTSILDTLVRLRRRMRSSGVSMRPLGSLEIKEDSGNSESKESEEISEIKKTMKSHMIVAALIATVTFAAGFTLPSGYVQNGSNNQGMAVLSLPTNGTKGTDRDRATATREHFGSFVMEDSIAMLLSMCAIGIYFFASFPIKNKKTVQGYLWYGYALTMSAMTAMVFAFVEGLRAVLYPSSLLEGTTTFILRLFLLLFLFPIFLTLTPSPRWILNGKKVKSYTLM encoded by the exons ATGGCTGATTCCGCTACTTCCGGCCTTCACTTGAGTACAGAGTCCAATCAGGTTGGAGCTGAAGATGGTAGCCTGACTCAGATCACGTTCATGGATCCTAAATTGTACGTCGCTGCAGCAGATGGTGACATCCATGTACTTGAGCAATATGATATTCATGTCCAGCTAACCCCAAAAAAGAATACAATCCTCCATGTTGCAGCCCAATTCGGCCAAGCGGACTGCGTTAAGTGGATCCTTCAGTTGCCTTCTCCTTCATCACTATTGCAACAACCCAACGAGAAAGGTGATACTCCACTTCACCTTGCAGCCAGAGAAGGGCATTTGGCAGTGGTGAAAAATCTGATCGCCGCTGCCAAACAACTTCAAGAAGGAGACTTGGAGAGAGGGGGTACAGCAGTTTGTAAGGTGATGCTGAGGATGACAAATGAGGACAAAGACACAGCCTTGCACGAGGCAGTGAGGTATCATCACCCTGAGGTGGTGAAGTTATTGATTCAGGAAGATCCCGAGTTCACCTATGGTGCTAATACTGAAGGCAACACTCCTCTTTACATCTCTGCTGAATGGGGATTCAGAGACTTGGTGCAGATGATCCTAGACAATTGCTCTTCACCGGCTCATAGTGGTATCAAGGGTCGAACGGCTTTGCATGCTGCTGTAATTCTCAATGACCAAG TAATGACAAAGAAGATACTGGAATCGAAGCCTGCTTTAACTAAAGAATTGGATGAAAATGGGTGGTCCCCCCTTCACTTTGCTGCATATGTGGGCTGCGATCCAACAATAGTGAGGCAATTGCTAGAGAAATCTGACAGGTATGTTGTCTATCTAGGTGTCGAAGACCATGAAATTGGAAACAGAACAGCTCTTCACATTGCAGCCAGCCGAGGCCATGTGGACGTAGTGAAGGTGCTGCTGTCACACTTTCCAGATTGTTGTGAGAAAGTTGATGATGAGGGCAATAATGTTCTGCACTTGATTATgccagaaaagaaaatatttgtaacTTCGGGTTTGTCAAACATTCGCTGGTTAAGGGTGAGAGGACTCATGAATGAGAAGAATGTTGAAGGAAAGACACCCCTCCATCTGTTTCACAATTCTCCCTCGTCTAAAGATAACAACAATCTCAATCTCATACCTCCGGAAACGATGTTCACGTCGATATTGGACACCTTAGTAAGATTAAGG AGACGGATGCGAAGTTCCGGAGTTAGTATGAGACCCTTGGGTTCGCTAGAGATCAAGGAAGACAGTGGAAACAGCGAAAGCAAAGAAAGTGAAGAAATATCcgaaataaagaaaacaatgaaAAGCCATATGATAGTGGCGGCACTCATAGCAACTGTAACCTTCGCGGCAGGTTTCACACTACCTAGTGGTTACGTTCAGAACGGTAGCAATAACCAGGGCATGGCAGTCTTGTCGCTCCCTACCAATGGCACCAAGGGCACGGACCGAGACAGGGCAACTGCAACAAGGGAACATTTCGGAAGTTTTGTAATGGAAGATAGCATAGCCATGTTACTTTCTATGTGTGCTATTGGTATCTATTTCTTTGCGTCATTccctataaaaaataagaagaccGTCCAGGGATACTTATGGTACGGCTATGCGCTCACCATGTCTGCGATGACCGCAATGGTGTTTGCATTTGTTGAGGGCCTGCGAGCTGTTCTGTATCCTTCTTCATTACTTGAAGGTACCACCACTTTCATCCTTCGGctctttttgcttttgtttttgtttccaaTATTTCTTACATTGACACCCAGCCCAAGGTGGATTCTGAATGGCAAAAAAGTCAAGTCTTATACATTAATGTAA
- the LOC117913784 gene encoding uncharacterized protein LOC117913784, protein MGLALLYENLQKLWPFSALKFDDLKASDALVRKLPIPEHTKQFVFAVRDPESQSVIYILCAQNLSERSASDADHLIRAIGPDAVVAQVGQSVVADVQHEEGQLENGINDPVPTSSFAVIKRCFIDKINKEKYENVAGSLVLREVFGIGFHGHFLAAKRAAEEVGSSFLLVESPIVGSLSNDSASPESGNKFQGLALGQSSLVSQKVGNVASVGSKRFCVTDEGGSRMVKLLSSYLDSSVLKLTSSSSVSDVGLGDFVPRCDYEAPPFAQSVYPLLEDLHNIFSDLPSIGRALAQAQKMLSDVNRGEIVDTKLLSEIYTFRIAVEGLRIALNNAARLPINKLSSTNLDEIEFSDLPVEDKSHALFAQALRSQTKKFKTIVAVVDASGLSGLRKHWNTPVPLEVKDLVGQLVTSCEGDEDTSNHTDRRRLLTDKPVVAVGAGATAVLGASSFSKVLPVSTFMKAVSFKVPASFKLILTQTQKAVAIGLGKTVGPTKVVVPGIASSGTKTTSVLKAAASAEKIRAVAHSMIASAEKTSFSAMRTSFYEIMRKRNIRAVGFLPWATFGCSIATCSGLLMYGDGIECAVESVPAAPSIASLGRGIRSLHQASQAVMQTDSNKIQKSIESLMYRLKKVKVQ, encoded by the coding sequence ATGGGACTTGCATTGCTATACGAGAATTTGCAAAAATTATGGCCCTTTTCAGCTCtcaaatttgatgatttaaaagcCTCAGATGCACTAGTTAGGAAACTTCCAATTCCAGAACATACCAAACAATTCGTGTTTGCTGTCCGTGATCCAGAATCACAATCTGTGATTTACATACTCTGTGCTCAGAATTTATCGGAGCGGTCTGCGTCAGATGCAGACCACTTGATTAGGGCAATTGGGCCTGATGCAGTTGTTGCTCAGGTGGGGCAGTCAGTTGTGGCTGATGTTCAACATGAAGAGGGCCAATTGGAGAATGGTATCAATGACCCAGTCCCTACATCATCTTTTGCAGTAATTAAGCGGTGTTTTATTGATAAGATTAATAAGGAGAAATATGAGAATGTGGCTGGCAGCTTGGTTTTGCGAGAGGTTTTTGGGATTGGTTTTCATGGTCATTTCTTGGCTGCCAAACGGGCAGCAGAGGAAGTAGGTTCATCATTCTTATTGGTTGAATCTCCAATTGTGGGGTCTCTGAGTAACGATAGTGCTTCTCCTGAATCGGGAAACAAGTTTCAGGGTTTAGCTTTGGGGCAGAGTAGTTTGGTGTCACAGAAAGTGGGTAATGTTGCTTCAGTGGGTTCAAAGAGATTCTGTGTTACTGATGAAGGTGGGTCACGTATGGTGAAATTATTGTCGTCGTATTTGGATTCATCTGTGTTGAAATTAACGAGTTCAAGTTCTGTTTCGGATGTGGGATTAGGAGATTTTGTGCCAAGATGCGATTATGAGGCTCCACCATTTGCGCAGTCTGTTTACCCCTTACTTGAGGATTTGCATAATATTTTTTCTGATCTCCCTTCTATTGGAAGGGCTCTAGCTCAAGCACAGAAGATGCTTTCTGATGTGAACAGAGGGGAAATTGTGGATACCAAGCTCTTATCTGAAATTTACACCTTTCGGATTGCAGTTGAGGGGCTGAGAATTGCTTTAAATAATGCTGCTCGGCTCCCCATTAACAAATTGAGCAGTACAAACTTGGATGAAATTGAGTTTTCGGATCTTCCGGTTGAGGATAAGTCACATGCTCTATTTGCGCAAGCCCTTCGGAGTCAGACCAAGAAATTCAAAACAATCGTAGCAGTAGTGGATGCTAGTGGCTTATCAGGTCTTAGGAAACACTGGAACACTCCTGTTCCTCTGGAGGTCAAGGATTTGGTAGGACAGCTTGTAACAAGTTGTGAGGGTGATGAGGACACCTCAAACCACACTGACAGAAGACGGTTATTAACTGATAAACCAGTGGTGGCAGTTGGGGCTGGAGCAACAGCGGTTTTAGGAGCTTCATCTTTTTCAAAAGTTCTTCCTGTATCTACTTTTATGAAAGCTGTTTCCTTCAAAGTTCCTGCTTCATTTAAGCTCATCCTGACCCAAACCCAGAAGGCAGTTGCAATTGGCCTTGGTAAAACTGTTGGTCCAACAAAAGTGGTAGTGCCTGGTATTGCTAGCTCTGGAACTAAAACAACTTCTGTCTTGAAAGCAGCTGCTTCTGCCGAGAAAATTCGGGCAGTGGCCCACAGTATGATAGCCTCTGCTGAAAAGACCAGCTTTTCAGCAATGAGAACATCATTCTATGAAATAATGAGAAAGCGGAACATCAGGGCAGTTGGCTTCTTGCCATGGGCTACTTTTGGGTGTAGTATTGCAACTTGCTCAGGGCTGCTTATGTATGGAGATGGAATTGAGTGTGCAGTTGAGTCAGTCCCTGCAGCTCCTTCAATTGCTAGTTTGGGTCGTGGTATCCGAAGCTTACACCAAGCATCTCAGGCAGTGATGCAAACTGACAGCAATAAGATACAGAAATCTATAGAATCCCTAATGTACAGGTTGAAGAAAGTAAAggttcaataa